A section of the Pedobacter sp. HDW13 genome encodes:
- a CDS encoding LytTR family DNA-binding domain-containing protein, translating into MKLSCIIVDDDPCSIEQIVEYISLMPDLIIINSYNCATVALQAINTLDSPLDFLFTDVEMPDLSGIELAKSIRHKIRNLILVSGHLQYAITGYDIKAQCFLEKPFTFKTFESLVNKICTGENSYLNVKEGKKIEKVNLGDVIAFEGASNYVKIHTIKKIYISYYKLSEIESELKNNNNFIRINRSFIIAKNYIERIEGKTIFLKNLIQLNPGSTFKDQFVYLIDFIETDRKNNPLPI; encoded by the coding sequence ATGAAACTCTCCTGTATTATTGTTGATGATGATCCGTGCTCTATTGAGCAGATTGTCGAGTATATAAGTTTAATGCCAGATCTGATTATCATAAACTCATATAATTGTGCTACGGTTGCTCTACAAGCTATAAACACCTTAGATTCACCATTAGATTTTTTGTTTACAGACGTTGAAATGCCTGACTTATCCGGAATCGAATTGGCAAAATCTATAAGACACAAAATAAGAAACCTAATATTGGTTAGTGGTCATTTACAATATGCCATTACTGGCTATGATATTAAAGCACAGTGTTTTCTTGAAAAACCCTTCACATTCAAAACTTTCGAGTCTTTGGTCAATAAAATTTGTACTGGAGAGAATTCATATTTAAATGTCAAGGAAGGAAAAAAAATCGAGAAAGTAAATCTGGGAGATGTTATTGCTTTTGAGGGAGCGTCAAATTATGTTAAGATTCATACCATTAAAAAGATCTACATCTCTTACTACAAACTATCTGAAATCGAAAGTGAGCTGAAAAACAACAATAACTTCATTCGGATTAACAGATCTTTTATTATCGCTAAAAATTACATAGAAAGAATAGAAGGGAAAACTATCTTTTTAAAAAACTTAATTCAATTAAATCCAGGCAGTACCTTTAAAGATCAGTTCGTCTATTTAATTGATTTTATTGAAACTGATCGCAAAAATAACCCTTTACCCATCTAG
- a CDS encoding cysteine peptidase family C39 domain-containing protein has translation MIFFASKKPNLDAIACKLLKKLKVNSKTIEGKLQEHPEYPSILSLNDCLTELKVANQTLRINKENYKPEDLMFPFVTHFNIGEGKFVLVNAIENGKVDLSDDQQDNIEISEEDFLKYWTGISLFSEVDEMSGEKNYTQNRFKYLLLDTILPLGFFLSLTMFSLLVTAHAFSWGYFCLALIKLIGLGITTLLLIQGINANNPLIQSLCNFAGKNNCVTILKSDAARITSWLSWSEVGFFYFAGSLLSLLLLYSSLALLVWLNLFSLPYTIYSVTYQYKVKNWCILCCSVQVLLWLELLSNIIFESGQPNFNLSLFSLSFREYLILGISFLTPVFLWAFLKPYFLNTAKLRLVQQQLKKFKYNVDLFKQVLTNQRHYIIGDDVMPIILGNPEAETVITMVSNPFCEPCGKAHQVIDEWLATRDDIQLKVVFTTSNDNNDRGTRVARHVSALSLLLDKTIAEKALKDWYKHDTKKYEDWAKKYPVSFNGEISSIEEKQRAWCAMAEITFTPTIFINGYKLPEPYRLEDVSYLTS, from the coding sequence ATGATTTTTTTTGCTTCTAAAAAGCCTAATTTGGATGCCATTGCATGCAAGCTGCTCAAAAAACTAAAGGTAAATAGCAAAACTATTGAAGGTAAACTTCAAGAGCATCCAGAATATCCTAGTATACTGTCTCTAAATGATTGTCTAACCGAACTTAAGGTCGCAAATCAAACTCTGCGTATAAATAAAGAAAATTATAAGCCTGAAGATTTGATGTTCCCTTTTGTAACTCATTTTAATATCGGAGAGGGGAAATTTGTTCTAGTAAACGCAATTGAAAATGGAAAGGTAGATTTATCTGATGATCAGCAGGATAATATAGAGATAAGCGAAGAAGATTTTTTAAAATACTGGACGGGCATATCTTTATTCTCTGAAGTGGATGAAATGAGCGGGGAAAAAAACTATACTCAAAATCGATTTAAATATCTCTTGCTAGATACTATATTACCCCTAGGATTTTTTCTATCACTAACCATGTTTTCTTTGTTGGTGACAGCACATGCGTTCTCTTGGGGTTACTTCTGCCTAGCACTGATAAAACTTATTGGATTGGGTATAACTACGTTACTATTGATTCAGGGCATCAATGCCAATAATCCCCTTATCCAGAGTCTATGTAACTTTGCTGGTAAAAATAACTGTGTTACTATACTGAAGTCTGATGCTGCAAGGATTACTTCTTGGCTTAGCTGGAGTGAGGTTGGTTTTTTTTATTTTGCAGGCTCATTATTATCTCTATTACTTTTGTACTCATCTCTAGCCCTGTTAGTCTGGCTCAATCTTTTTTCTTTACCATATACCATCTATTCAGTTACTTATCAATACAAAGTCAAAAACTGGTGCATATTATGTTGTTCTGTTCAGGTTTTACTTTGGTTGGAGCTTCTAAGCAATATTATATTTGAATCTGGTCAGCCTAACTTTAATCTCTCATTATTTTCCTTGTCCTTTAGAGAGTATCTAATTCTAGGAATATCATTTCTTACGCCAGTATTCCTTTGGGCATTTCTAAAGCCATATTTTTTAAATACAGCTAAACTTAGGCTGGTACAGCAGCAGCTAAAGAAATTTAAATATAATGTAGATCTGTTTAAACAGGTGTTGACAAATCAGCGACATTATATTATCGGGGATGATGTAATGCCGATTATCCTAGGCAATCCAGAGGCTGAGACCGTTATCACAATGGTAAGTAATCCTTTTTGTGAACCATGCGGAAAAGCCCATCAAGTTATCGATGAATGGTTGGCAACCAGAGATGACATCCAGTTAAAGGTCGTATTTACCACATCAAATGACAACAATGATCGTGGAACAAGGGTAGCAAGACATGTGAGTGCTCTAAGTCTACTATTAGATAAAACAATCGCAGAAAAAGCACTAAAGGACTGGTATAAACACGACACTAAGAAATATGAAGATTGGGCAAAAAAATATCCTGTAAGTTTTAATGGCGAAATTTCCTCTATAGAGGAAAAACAAAGAGCATGGTGCGCAATGGCAGAAATAACCTTCACTCCAACCATTTTTATAAATGGGTATAAACTACCTGAGCCGTACCGATTAGAGGATGTAAGTTATTTAACCTCTTAA
- a CDS encoding TlpA disulfide reductase family protein: protein MKYITIIFASLLIFCSKRVAGRSSDFMIRQEGITLIFQKDQNRGRNASKKNIISYYDEKLIKKEVIVENEQKNDTILIATGKKILPVDISFNNVTFNYYLKQSDKITFQIINGILFGKSALAHNKSLDINYTVAYSQFNNELLEKKAPPSVESNSLSPKLLFEKIVKKHTAEIKFIDSLVSNGLISEEISKQYLKQSQYKYIGTIFTNKTLSPYVEQSDFSKSIVAILNDDTALGTSYFDTFLIWKYLWSDELGIERIRNASSIRLNYVQAYEKVKKSMPNEFVRDYLLFRILELVQDEGKSADFNKLLAQLKLDVKNMTYYNHLVAEHEENEDFLKGVSIVSDLSKNRQLEYEKIINELKGNVVYVDLWASWCVPCRKAFPASNKLRMAFKDKKVKFLYISIDSKYTDWKKANQEENLSSYKYSLILTNAKTSLLVKQISLKMIPRYLIYNKKGELIYKNAPAPDDRELSNILKKYASE, encoded by the coding sequence ATGAAATACATAACGATAATTTTTGCATCATTACTTATTTTTTGTTCTAAAAGAGTTGCAGGTAGATCTTCCGATTTCATGATTCGGCAGGAAGGTATTACCTTAATTTTCCAGAAAGATCAGAATCGAGGGCGAAACGCTTCGAAGAAAAACATTATTAGCTATTATGACGAAAAGTTGATTAAAAAAGAAGTAATTGTCGAAAATGAACAAAAGAATGATACGATATTGATTGCAACCGGAAAAAAAATTCTTCCTGTGGATATATCCTTTAATAATGTTACGTTCAATTATTACCTAAAACAGAGTGATAAGATCACATTTCAAATCATAAATGGTATCCTCTTTGGGAAATCAGCATTAGCGCATAATAAGAGCTTAGATATAAATTATACAGTCGCCTACAGCCAATTCAACAACGAGTTACTTGAAAAAAAAGCGCCCCCCTCAGTTGAGTCAAATTCCCTATCTCCAAAACTGTTGTTTGAGAAAATTGTCAAAAAACATACTGCCGAAATCAAGTTTATAGACTCCCTGGTAAGCAACGGTCTTATCTCAGAAGAAATCTCAAAGCAATACCTTAAGCAATCTCAATATAAATACATAGGCACAATTTTTACCAATAAGACCTTAAGCCCTTATGTTGAACAGTCGGATTTTTCAAAGAGCATTGTTGCTATTCTCAATGACGATACTGCGCTTGGGACAAGCTATTTTGATACATTTTTAATCTGGAAATACCTATGGAGTGATGAGCTAGGTATTGAAAGAATAAGAAATGCGAGCAGTATTAGGTTAAACTACGTTCAGGCATATGAAAAAGTAAAAAAAAGTATGCCAAACGAGTTCGTGAGAGACTATCTTTTATTCCGTATATTGGAGTTGGTCCAGGACGAAGGAAAGTCAGCCGATTTCAACAAACTCCTAGCTCAGCTCAAGCTAGATGTCAAAAACATGACCTATTATAACCATCTTGTAGCAGAGCATGAAGAAAATGAAGATTTTCTAAAGGGAGTGTCAATTGTTTCGGACCTGTCAAAGAACCGGCAATTAGAATATGAAAAAATCATTAATGAACTCAAGGGAAATGTAGTCTATGTTGATCTTTGGGCAAGTTGGTGTGTGCCCTGTAGAAAGGCATTTCCAGCCTCTAATAAACTACGTATGGCCTTTAAGGACAAAAAAGTAAAATTCCTCTATATATCCATTGACAGTAAATACACAGACTGGAAAAAAGCGAACCAAGAGGAAAATCTTTCTTCTTACAAATACAGCCTGATACTGACCAATGCAAAGACTAGTTTACTAGTGAAACAGATCTCGTTAAAAATGATACCCCGGTATTTAATATATAACAAAAAAGGAGAACTTATCTACAAAAATGCTCCTGCTCCCGATGATAGAGAACTGTCCAATATTCTGAAAAAGTATGCTTCTGAATAG